The Synchiropus splendidus isolate RoL2022-P1 chromosome 1, RoL_Sspl_1.0, whole genome shotgun sequence genome includes a window with the following:
- the aasdh gene encoding beta-alanine-activating enzyme isoform X4, producing the protein MEAGTLQGLVAAAASVHSGRAAVTYDSGVSAAAPVTLLYKDLIRLSEELGQKLQASVTLKFGLIGLYYSDDLFIPVWILGILFTTNAYVPLDPDAPGLLSARVMANCGLKYCAVHSDLLQQFQNAVADHMTVEIIETLPKFKLTLVQVEPVQTAEPRSGMKLPKHRGSGGRDVAYVLHTSGTTGLPKIVRVPHECILPNILHLSSLFQVVPDDLVFLASPLTFDPSVVDIFVALSSGAQLLIIPNVIKKIPNQLSHLLFQSHKTTVLQATPTLLSRFGHRVLKQVVLSSDSSLRVLALGGEACPSPSLLGSWKHEKNKTIIFNVYGITEVSCWACCYKIPPSLLRSNDTSSSVPLGSPLMATSVEVQDENGCVVTEGEGQVFIGGVNRVCLLDDEDVVHPGTMRATGDWVSIRDSQLYYLGRKDRMIKRHGKRVNLDGVQQAIVGLPAVEACAVCLHDGLRLVAFVVTSTSGGHTLAMSAEHPDEMDVAEARERRRILEQLSARLPSYCVPDSLVLVSALPLTSHGKVDTKSLLNTYRMQRELRLSQVTDVHTLKAVLQTLWLNSLGLVADVDDESTFIRSGGDSLKAVRFCEDVQSAVGATSAQLLEVVLEQTFSDVLHHVAVLKNILPPEGKTRSKRKAAEAPSEAPAEKDSRADELEKRTGKVVRRAADVMELNGTVQLSGINANVPVANVKSSKLGLSLSWSSDTGRCVDASPVLLIRDPLQAKSTVFIGSHSHRLQALELESGSLLWERVLSGRIEASAAVSICGRLVIVGCYDGRVHFLRADSGETEWTFEAKDAVKSSAVVDPLTGLVIVGSHDGCVYALDLEACVIGSSVCLAASVCSRSSVFLPGCADIQQASVRCHAWWKAAVPQSH; encoded by the exons ATGGAGGCCGGGACCCTGCAGGGTCTTGTTGCCGCCGCGGCTTCCGTCCACTCTGGGCGGGCAGCTGTCACTTATGACAGCGGCGTCTCTGCGGCAGCGCCGGTGACGCTGCTGTACAAAGATCTGATCCGACTCTCGGAGGAACTGGGCCAAAAACTGCAAGCCAGCGTGACCTTAAAGTTTGGCCTCATTGGACTCTACTATAGCGATGATCTGTTCATACCTGTGTGGATCCTGGG AATCCTGTTCACAACTAACGCCTACGTGCCGCTGGATCCAGATGCTCCCGGACTTCTGTCAGCCCGGGTGATGGCCAATTGCGGCCTCAAGTACTGCGCGGTTCACTCCGACCTTCTGCAG CAATTCCAGAATGCAGttgctgatcacatgactgtgGAGATCATTGAGACGCTGCCCAAGTTCAAACTTACCCTGGTGCAAGTGGAGCCGGTGCAGACTGCAGAACCCAGGTCAGGAATGAAGCTTCCCAAACACCGTGGCTCGGGCGGACGAGATGTGGCGTATGTCCTGCACACGTCTGGAACCACAGGTCTTCCAAAGATTGTGAGGGTCCCACATGAGTGTATCCTACCCAACATCCTGCACTTGAG CTCTTTGTTTCAGGTGGTGCCGGATGACCTCGTTTTTTTGGCCTCGCCTTTGACCTTCGACCCATCTGTCGTGGATATTTTTGTGGCCCTGTCGTCTGGGGCGCAGCTGCTGATCATACCAAACGTGATCAAAAAAATCCCCAACCAACTTTCCCACCTACTCTTCCAGAGCCACAAGACGACCGTGCTGCAG GCCACGCCCACCCTGCTCAGTCGATTTGGGCATCGCGTCTTGAAACAGGTGGTTTTGTCCTCTGACTCTTCCTTGAGAGTTTTAGCTCTGGGTGGCGAAGCGTGTCCGTCACCGTCCCTGCTCGGCAGCTGGAAGCATGAGAAGAACAAAACCATCATCTTCAATGTTTATGGCATCACTGAGGTGTCCTGCTGGGCCTGCTGTTATAAAATCCCTCCGTCCCTGCTGCGTTCCAACGAcac ctcctcctctgtaCCGTTGGGATCTCCACTGATGGCCACTTCAGTGGAAGTTCAAGACGAGAACGGCTGTGTTGTCACTGAGGGGGAAGGCCAGGTCTTCATAG GTGGGGTCAACAGAGTTTGCCTCttggatgatgaagatgtggtCCACCCTGGAACGATGAGAGCCACCGGAGACTGGGTGAGCATCAGAGACTCCCAGCTCTACTACCTGGGCCGCAAAGACAGGATGATAAAGCGCCATGGGAAACGGGTCAATCTGGACGGCGTACAGCAG GCCATAGTGGGTCTTCCTGCCGTAGAAGCGTGTGCCGTGTGTCTGCATGACGGTTTGCGGCTGGTTGCTTTTGTGGTCACGTCCACATCTGGAGGCCACACTCTGGCCATGTCAGCTGAGCACCCTGATGAGATGGACGTTGCAGAAGCCCGTGAGAGGAGACGTATTTTGGAGCAGCTGTCGGCGCGTCTTCCCTCCTACTGTGTCCCTGACTCTTTGGTTCTGGTCTCAGCCTTGCCTTTGACTTCCCACG GTAAAGTGGACACAAAGTCTCTCTTGAATACGTACCGGATGCAGAGGGAGCTGAGGCTCAGTCAGGTCACAGATGTTCACACGCTGAAGGCTGTACTGCAAACTCTGTGGCTG AACTCTTTGGGTCTTGTCGCGGATGTTGATGATGAGTCCACCTTCATCAGGAGCGGAGGGGATTCTCTGAAGGCTGTACGTTTCTGTGAGGACGTCCAGTCAGCAGTCGGAGCGACCTCAGCTCAACTGCTGGAGGTTGTTCTTGAGCAGACCTTCTCTGACGTGCTCCACCACGTTGCTGTGTTAAAAAACATCCTGCCGCCTGAAGGGAAGACGAGATCCAAGAGAAAAGCGGCTGAAGCTCCGTCAGAAGCACCAGCTGAGAAGGACAGCAGAGCAGATGAGCTGGAGAAGCGGACGGGGAAGGTTGTTCGACGAGCAGCTGATGTGATGGAACTGAACGGAACTGTCCAACTTTCAGGGATAAATGCCAATGTTCCGGTGGCTAATGTGAAGTCCAGCAAGCTTGGTCTCAGTCTGAGCTGGTCCTCAGACACTGGCAGATGTGTGGATGCCTCACCGGTTCTTCTGATCCGAGATCCACTGCAAGCTAAGTCCACTGTGTTCATCGGCTCCCACTCACACAGGCTTCAAGCATTAGAGCTGGAGAGTGGGAGTCTGCTGTGGGAGCGAGTCCTCAGTGGACGGATCGAGGCCTCCGCTGCAGTTTCGATCTGTGGACGTTTGGTGATTGTAG GTTGCTACGACGGCCGCGTGCACTTCCTGAGGGCTGACTCTGGAGAGACCGAGTGGACGTTTGAAGCAAAAGATGCTGTGAAGAGCAGCGCTGTCGTGGACCCCCTCACCGGTCTGGTGATCGTGGGGTCACATGACGGCTGTGTTTACGCCCTTGATCTTGAA GCGTGTGTCATAGGTTCATCGGTGTGTTTGGCAGCGTCAgtgtgcagcaggagcagtgTTTTCCTCCCCGGCTGTGCAGACATCCAGCAGGCGTCTGTACGTTGCCACGCTTGGTGGAAGGCTGCTGTGCCTCAGTCCC ATTGA